A genomic region of Trichothermofontia sichuanensis B231 contains the following coding sequences:
- a CDS encoding DUF4278 domain-containing protein, with translation MKLTYRGVTYDYNPPVVEYTESDNVGTYRGVDIRFRSPKKRLVLDSNLDLKYRGVAYQPTVTMVEATPGTAPVAAPAVAAEPVRGLGVPVAEWARGLMMRHCRAIKNRQQALLSRSAMEVGMGADQVANYWGRIQGKIHPTFRTTYDRSAVSLS, from the coding sequence ATGAAACTCACATATCGCGGCGTTACCTACGATTACAACCCCCCGGTTGTTGAATACACTGAAAGCGACAACGTGGGCACTTATCGGGGTGTGGACATCCGCTTCCGCTCACCGAAAAAGCGCCTAGTTCTCGATTCTAACCTGGATCTGAAGTATCGCGGCGTGGCCTATCAACCAACCGTAACGATGGTTGAAGCGACCCCGGGAACGGCTCCCGTTGCGGCTCCAGCCGTTGCGGCTGAACCCGTTAGGGGGCTGGGTGTGCCAGTGGCCGAATGGGCACGGGGTCTAATGATGCGCCACTGTCGGGCGATCAAGAACCGTCAACAAGCCCTGCTGAGCCGCAGTGCGATGGAAGTAGGCATGGGGGCCGACCAAGTCGCCAACTACTGGGGTCGCATCCAAGGTAAGATTCATCCTACTTTCCGCACTACCTACGATCGCAGTGCTGTTTCACTCAGTTAG
- a CDS encoding ParB N-terminal domain-containing protein produces the protein MVSYKLVDVKAIQSDQPRSTFPELEIDEVANLFLKVGILAGPLIVKEAKPHEFIVLHGHKEYYAAVKAREKDPRKAEMVNAFVVDRKDSPEVEEALLQQISASQATSVTPIAASATTIETPTITEAGVLSKRLDNLENRLNQIQQTLEQKQQQLEKDFNQKLQAISERIPKQRSLLEEMNTLEIDKLALRLQSLGVRDAGAVCKQILKERSKKTFSSFSDVVERLKKDEKGRKVRYFSEKTLLKLIDIAAQTTLNP, from the coding sequence ATGGTTAGCTATAAACTTGTTGACGTTAAAGCTATCCAGTCTGATCAGCCGCGATCGACTTTCCCAGAATTAGAAATTGACGAGGTGGCTAATCTTTTCTTAAAGGTCGGCATCTTAGCAGGGCCACTGATTGTTAAAGAAGCCAAGCCTCATGAGTTTATCGTCTTGCACGGACACAAAGAGTATTATGCTGCTGTCAAGGCCAGGGAAAAAGATCCCAGAAAAGCTGAGATGGTGAATGCCTTTGTAGTCGATCGCAAAGATAGTCCAGAAGTAGAAGAAGCCCTGCTTCAGCAGATTAGTGCATCGCAGGCCACATCAGTTACTCCTATCGCTGCATCAGCGACTACTATTGAAACGCCTACTATTACTGAAGCTGGAGTCCTTTCTAAGCGGCTTGACAACCTGGAGAATCGCCTGAATCAGATTCAACAAACTCTCGAACAAAAGCAACAACAGCTTGAAAAAGATTTTAATCAAAAATTACAGGCAATCTCAGAGCGTATCCCTAAACAACGCTCTTTACTGGAAGAGATGAATACCCTGGAAATAGACAAGCTGGCGTTGCGGCTTCAAAGCTTAGGAGTTCGGGATGCAGGTGCAGTCTGTAAACAGATCTTGAAGGAGCGAAGCAAGAAGACTTTTAGCTCCTTTTCAGACGTGGTTGAGCGGCTGAAAAAGGATGAAAAAGGAAGGAAAGTCCGATATTTCAGTGAAAAGACCCTGCTTAAACTGATCGATATTGCAGCGCAGACAACGTTGAACCCCTAG
- a CDS encoding ParA family protein has product MVLLIDIDAQANSTFATGLVKFVLEEDDDLKDANVAHLLLSGDLDFIPDLRRKSQLFNDPEIDVIPSHINLIEVQEKLNQIAVSRTRLPMKLKQVENDYDIVLIDAPPSRDLYAQLPMIAADYLIIPSDLKPFANQGLPNVKNFVKDINEYRISIGKGELKILGVLPSKISTNPKYLANTFPKQKQAVIDKYDLPVFDTIISERVALSHCADATVTVGDLEIPNPQSIFKYDPNSPSAQEFEVLAGEVLEKIGA; this is encoded by the coding sequence GTGGTTTTATTGATTGACATTGACGCACAAGCAAACTCAACGTTCGCAACTGGTTTAGTTAAGTTTGTATTGGAAGAAGATGATGATCTTAAAGATGCAAATGTTGCCCATCTTTTATTATCAGGTGATCTAGATTTTATTCCAGATCTTAGAAGAAAGTCTCAATTATTTAATGATCCTGAAATTGATGTTATCCCTTCACACATTAACCTGATTGAAGTACAAGAGAAATTAAACCAAATCGCAGTCAGTCGAACCCGGCTACCCATGAAACTCAAGCAAGTAGAGAATGATTATGATATTGTTTTAATTGACGCACCTCCCTCCAGAGACCTCTACGCTCAGTTGCCAATGATAGCGGCTGACTATCTTATCATTCCTTCCGATTTGAAACCATTTGCTAATCAGGGACTTCCCAATGTCAAGAATTTTGTTAAAGATATCAATGAATATCGCATCTCGATCGGCAAGGGTGAACTGAAGATTTTAGGAGTTTTGCCCTCCAAGATTAGCACAAATCCTAAGTATTTAGCTAATACATTCCCTAAGCAGAAACAAGCAGTCATTGATAAGTATGATCTGCCTGTTTTTGATACCATTATTTCTGAAAGGGTTGCGCTATCTCATTGTGCTGATGCAACAGTGACAGTTGGCGATCTCGAAATTCCGAATCCTCAGTCTATTTTCAAGTATGATCCCAATTCCCCTTCAGCCCAAGAATTTGAAGTTTTAGCTGGGGAAGTGCTAGAAAAAATCGGAGCTTAA
- a CDS encoding AAA family ATPase has product MSFDPNLCRNETEVESKLIVQYLLPELGYSPDSWHQEITFGNIRLDFLAFASQVLPFSLTDNTPLGLIVEAKGPQEKLDKHEHKLIRYMLQLRILFGVLTNAKQLRIYERQGNTVKQVFECAGQDISTQLPKIRNIIGRDHIKKRLKSIQNPAQDVTSQRDPTQEKHQMKVITIYHNKGGVGKTTVSVNLAAALRLRGLRGFID; this is encoded by the coding sequence CATTGTTCAATATTTACTACCAGAGTTGGGCTACTCACCGGATAGCTGGCACCAAGAGATTACCTTTGGCAACATTCGTTTAGATTTTCTGGCATTTGCCTCCCAAGTGCTGCCATTCTCACTGACTGACAATACACCTCTGGGGTTAATTGTAGAAGCCAAAGGGCCACAGGAAAAGCTAGATAAGCATGAACATAAATTGATCCGCTATATGCTTCAGTTGCGTATTTTGTTTGGGGTATTAACGAACGCTAAACAATTACGCATCTATGAACGGCAGGGTAACACTGTTAAGCAAGTTTTTGAATGTGCCGGTCAAGATATCTCAACTCAGTTACCTAAAATTAGAAACATTATTGGTCGTGATCACATTAAAAAAAGGTTAAAATCAATACAAAATCCAGCTCAAGATGTAACCAGCCAAAGAGATCCCACTCAGGAGAAACATCAGATGAAAGTTATCACGATTTATCATAACAAAGGTGGCGTTGGCAAGACAACCGTATCAGTTAATCTAGCTGCTGCTTTGCGATTAAGAGGTCTACGTGGTTTTATTGATTGA